In Silurus meridionalis isolate SWU-2019-XX chromosome 29, ASM1480568v1, whole genome shotgun sequence, one DNA window encodes the following:
- the LOC124382289 gene encoding sialidase-1-like translates to MGLFPYLGLIWMFLQASALQSEMRIKPLIYDEQLLWVSEGPGEVSTYRIPLLTFTPRGSLLAFTEARKTSWCDIGAKFIAMKRSENRGATWSPTSFIVDDGSLADGLNLGSVVVDQQTDSVMLIYTLCFHQYQCSPSSTMLVESLDDGLSWSTPRNLSVQLGVKSFAPGPGFGIQKRLSPAAGRLVVCGHGTIEGDGVFCILSDDHGRTWRNGGSLKSIPYNQPKLSQDFNPDECQPVELQDGSIMINIRNQNNYHCHCRMVVRSLDGGETLPIEELRFDQTLVDPVVAAGALQKDNVLFFSNPANSQSRVNLTLRWSLTNGTTWENDSVQIWAGPSCYSSMTSLVGNAVEDKKYIYVIYEKGHKNCVETISVAKIQLYGGR, encoded by the exons ATGCGGATCAAGCCACTGATTTATGATGAGCAGTTGCTGTGGGTGAGCGAAGGACCGGGAGAAGTGAGCACGTATCGCATCCCTTTGCTGACGTTCACGCCTCGAGGCAGCCTGCTGGCCTTCACCGAGGCCAGAAAAACCTCGTGGTGCGACATTGGCGCAAAGTTCATCGCAATGAAACGCTCTGAAAATAGGG GAGCTACCTGGTCTCCAACCTCCTTCATAGTGGATGATGGCAGTCTGGCGGATGGCTTGAACCTTGGCTCGGTTGTAGTGGATCAGCAAACAGACTCTGTGATGCTGATCTACACTCTGTGCTTTCACCAGTACCAGTGCAGCCCATCCAGCACCATGTTAGTGGAGAGTCTGGATGATGGGCTCTCCTGGAGCACTCCTCGCAATCTCTCTGTCCAGCTCGGGGTGAAGAGCTTTGCACCTGGGCCGGGATTTGGCATTCAG AAACGCTTGAGTCCAGCAGCAGGCCGTTTGGTGGTGTGCGGTCACGGCACCATCGAGGGCGACGGGGTTTTCTGCATCCTGAGTGACGATCACGGGCGCACATGGAGGAACGGAGGCTCTCTAAAGAGCATTCCTTATAACCAGCCCAAACTGAGCCAGGACTTTAACCCTGATGAGTGTCAG CCGGTGGAGCTGCAGGACGGCAGCATCATGATCAACATACGGAACCAGAACAACTACCACTGCCACTGCAGGATGGTGGTGCGGAGTCTGGACGGAGGAGAAACTCTGCCTATAGAGGAGCTGAGGTTTGACCAGACGCTGGTGGATCCCGTGGTGGCGGCTGGAGCTCTGCAGAAGGACAATGTGCTGTTCTTTAGCAACCCAGCCAACTCCCAGAGCA GAGTAAACTTGACTCTCCGCTGGTCTTTAACGAACGGGACGACGTGGGAAAACGATTCGGTGCAGATCTGGGCCGGGCCGAGCTGCTACTCCTCCATGACCTCTCTTGTCGGGAACGCCGTCGAAGACAAGAAGTACATCTACGTCATCTATGAGAAGGGCCACAAGAATTGTGTCGAGACCATCTCCGTGGCCAAAATCCAACTATACGGCGGCAGGTAG
- the LOC124382044 gene encoding LOW QUALITY PROTEIN: sialidase-1-like (The sequence of the model RefSeq protein was modified relative to this genomic sequence to represent the inferred CDS: inserted 1 base in 1 codon) yields the protein MFPDMKFSIWCLCWICCGRYAISKDAKLNPIITEEQLLWMGGGAGNVHTYRIPLLSFTPRGHLVAFAEARKTSSTDMEAKFIAMRRSTDKGATWSPTSFIVDDGFHTDGSNLGSVVVDEETGSLMLIYSLCFYRYKCSPSSTMLIESLDDGVTWSAPRNLSVQLGVKSFIPGPGFGIQKHYPPXEGRLVVCGHGTIEGDGVFCILSDDHGRTWRNGGSLKSIPYNQPKQKEDFNPDECQLVELQDGNIVINVRNQNRYHCHCRMVVRSLDGGETLPVEELKFDHVLVDPVVAAGALQKDGLLYFSNPANSQRRVNLTLRWSLSNGNSWEKKTFQIWPGPSGYSCLTSVKDDKKHIFVIYEKGHKDYYETISLAKISLYGGL from the exons ATGTTTCCGGATATGAAGTTCTCCATTTGGTGTTTGTGTTGGATTTGTTGTGGTCGTTATGCCATCTCAAAAGATGCCAAG CTCAATCCTATTATTACTGAGGAGCAGTTGCTGTGGATGGGCGGCGGAGCCGGGAACGTGCACACATACCGGATTCCCCTTCTCAGCTTCACCCCGCGTGGACATCTGGTGGCGTTCGCAGAGGCTCGAAAAACATCCTCGACTGACATGGAGGCCAAATTTATAGCCATGCGGCGCTCCACAGATAAAG GAGCTACATGGTCTCCAACTTCCTTTATAGTGGATGATGGGTTTCACACTGATGGCTCAAACTTAGGCTCTGTTGTTGTGGATGAAGAAACAGGATCCCTGATGTTGATCTATTCTCTGTGCTTCTACCGCTATAAATGCAGCCCTTCGAGCACCATGTTAATAGAAAGTCTGGATGATGGTGTGACTTGGAGCGCTCCTCGAAATCTCTCCGTCCAACTTGGGGTCAAGAGCTTCATCCCAGGACCAGGATTTGGCATTCAG AAGCATTATCCTC GCGAAGGGCGTTTGGTGGTTTGCGGTCACGGCACCATCGAGGGCGACGGGGTTTTCTGTATCCTGAGCGACGATCACGGGCGCACCTGGAGGAACGGAGGTTCTCTGAAGAGCATTCCTTATAACCAGCCCAAACAGAAAGAAGACTTCAACCCTGATGAGTGTCAG CTGGTGGAGCTGCAGGACGGCAACATCGTGATTAATGTACGGAACCAGAACAGATACCACTGCCACTGCAGGATGGTGGTACGGAGCCTGGACGGAGGAGAAACTCTGCCTGTGGAAGAGCTGAAGTTTGACCACGTTTTGGTGGATCCTGTGGTGGCGGCTGGAGCTCTGCAAAAGGATGGACTGCTGTACTTCAGCAACCCGGCCAACTCCCAGAGAA GGGTGAATCTGACTCTGCGCTGGTCTCTGTCTAATGGCAACTCGTGGGAGAAGAAGACATTTCAGATCTGGCCAGGTCCGAGCGGTTATTCCTGTTTGACATCTGTCAAAGATGAcaagaaacacatttttgtcatttatgaAAAAGGCCATAAAGACTATTATGAGACCATCTCTTTGGCAAAAATCAGTCTGTATGGTGGCTTGTAG
- the prrc2a gene encoding LOW QUALITY PROTEIN: protein PRRC2A (The sequence of the model RefSeq protein was modified relative to this genomic sequence to represent the inferred CDS: deleted 2 bases in 1 codon) encodes MSERSGQTAKGKDGKTKYASLNLFDTYKGKSLEVQKPVVAPRHGLQSLGKVASARRMPPPANLPSLKAENKGNDPNVSLVPKDGTGWASKPESADPKSTDVSSAPQPESQQPAASQTPAPSLPRTPPAQEAPTTAIVAGTRSWAQASVTLGVQGDGGKGSNQPSPFSREEFPTLQAAGDQDKAGKEQATADQWYGPGPSLRPQNVTSWRDGGGRGMAPTIAGEGMVEGSLVAAMGMEGAAGAPLLQNPPHGPPRNPPAGSPTLPLPQPPVGPQFAYRGILPPFMYPPFLPFPPPYGPQGPYRFPTPNEAPRFSRSQGGPAPEGRPPGGPRGEMVKRPSILKQDDLKELDELDHEIDEGWAGAQEEIDYSAKLKFSDDEGEEEGDDEEIEHNNGIMEQREQQKSQDGPALSSRSQASDSGSSTRHTPPVPTDEAAPGPSSKPNWAEEGGSSWGGQASAGPYQERRPGHGGPREQPSPPPISLLGQGPNSYYRQQERASNQSVPQKLSNNNNNQVQQPKGPTPPPALINQTQGEDEDETWRQRRKQSSSEISAAVERARRRREEEERRMEEERRAACAEKLKRLDEKQQQQQQQQQQQQQQQQQQQQQQQQQQQQQQQQQQQQQKPSAAVEVAATSPTPSLTTSVSSSSTSQPPSPCVDTEEPPLASAQLGGATLALTANNRQRAGSNSSYDSNTDAQQVVPPPAPQHQQPHDVPAPGEVKEEPVPSSTHVRSSRSGDETVKVETISGGSGRPGGGMPGQGFSKYQKSLPPRFQRQQQEQLLKQQQQWQQQHSQAAQVQLQPQAPQQTPGATPQPGPKQPALFPGSMGRPPPLPINFDPRWMMMPYMDPRIMQGRPPPMDYYPASMHPTGLMSRERSDSGGSGSEQFDRQQHGGPPHAHRGTPPMDPKLAWGPEVFPGSGEGRALSSPLRQKQALEEEDMGKGARSDTPPVRNQDGGPGSIQPPLVGTNSPSGSTDKSISPVGTQVGHHQPFLGGRGNYSSFPDPGSRMVSHPQQRVNTAGEVRGFGHHDEPPQSGQQNQIWGAPHPHFDRNGRADLAPLDNTHLQHHHAHPSHYTLHPHKQENGRERGGEPKKTGSSPPLPQQCPSSSCSSTSSASSAREDGSGKQSLRHSPHQHEHDTGPRGVGGRKHDKPGNTYSHLQSSQHSVQQHHPKSNSRSREQKTETHWGPRPGSSSASGGSVHNRKGGHTGGEDLTHQVDKPIVQSGGGNPNKRMGPIKRPVLKEIKRELGEGEGGEKNSIGSAKDKDQTASHVSVKQTSASGSQAPSGPSRKDESALPGKPRNGGKDRGAGGAMSKSSKEGENSVQTTGSLAPPSRRDREHSYETSSNAGGGTFHAGSSRGGRASRGRGEFYGRGRGYRGSYAGSARGRAGGRSSRDYRATANSGYHHGSSNQDHKREGSSGRHGQGGPQPNPGRARNHSETRSEGSEYEEVPKRRRQRGSETGSESAASDLAHSDREDRKAPTKKGTGGENQALGNATSSAPPRNTQTRVFTPRGVPSRRGRGGGAAGGGVYRNSGGGGGMSGGHRSGPGSSSQGMSAKSSASARKQHPQPSLIKEASHGSNGEKKEKATEQGHSQNQGVNSSKSLPAVPTTAPMGTENGGVAQNLSNINSNSSGPKPLPLPNVDGRNVLHRGFERPPRRRRHGRSQHQQDKPPRFRRLKQERENAARINGSSGIIEAVGAQPQPSASPSQNPVQDGTSNVSSTAAVANANHNIAATNNSSYLGGGNLNLNSHHHHHHHFHGNSGLPHSQHHHNHNQTGGAKSPDVSNHNSDQANEEWETASESSDFAEFREREGGGGGVGGGGGGKSYSSYHHHHPSGRGSGGGGAVDREITNKDSAANKRSFSSQRPGMERQNRRVSTGGSGGGRGSRGPPNSGGPGGLSGNGGPNRGERRGNWSSPKNRK; translated from the exons ATGTCAGAGCGCTCTGGGCAAACAGCAAAGGGGAAGGATGGCAAAACCAAGTATGCGTCTCTCAACCTGTTTGATACCTACAAAGGAAAGAGCCTTGAAGTACAGAAGCCTGTTg TTGCCCCTCGTCATGGCTTGCAGTCTCTTGGTAAAGTTGCCTCTGCTCGGCGTATGCCCCCCCCTGCCAACCTGCCCAGTTTGAAGGCGGAGAACAAAGGCAACGACCCCAACGTCTCGCTCGTTCCCAAAGACGGCACAGGATGGGCAAGCAAGCCAGAATCAGCCGACCCAAAGAG TACCGATGTATCGTCAGCACCGCAGCCGGAGTCGCAGCAGCCTGCGGCTTCACAGACACCTGCGCCGAGCCTGCCGAGAACTCCTCCAGCTCAAGAG gccCCAACTACAGCTATAGTCGCAGGGACAAGGTCCTGGGCTCAGGCCAGTGTTACACttggagtacaaggagatg GTGGAAAGGGATCAAACCAACCGTCGCCATTCTCTCGCGAGGAATTTCCCACCCTGCAGGCGGCGGGCGACCAGGACAAAGCTGGCAAAGAACAGGCCACTGCAGATCAGTGGTATGGGCCAGGACCAAGCCTCCGCCCCCAGA ATGTGACGAGTTGGCGGGATGGTGGGGGCCGTGGAATGGCGCCCACCATAGCTGGGGAGGGGATGGTGGAGGGCAGCCTCGTGGCAGCCATGGGAATGGAGGGTGCAGCTGGGGCCCCtctccttcagaatcccccccaTGGGCCACCTAGAAACCCGCCTGCAGGCAGTCCCACCCTTCCCCTCCCCCAGCCTCCGGTTGGCCCGCAGTTCGCTTACAGAGGAATCCTGCCTCCCTTC ATGTACCCACCGTTCTTGCCCTTCCCACCGCCATATGGTCCACAAGGGCCTTACAGGTTTCCCACACCCAATGAGGCCCCTAG gtTCTCTCGTTCACAGGGTGGGCCTGCACCAGAGGGGAGGCCACCTGGTGGCCCCCGTGGCGAGATGGTCAAACGCCCCTCCATCCTAAAGCAGGATGACCTTAAGGAGCTGGATGAGTTAGACCATGAGATAGATGAAGGATGGGCTG ggGCACAAGAGGAGATTGACTACTCGGCCAAGTTAAAGTTCAGCGACGATGAAGGGGAGGAAGAGGGGGATGACGAGGAAATCGAACACAACAACGGAATTAT GGAACAAAGGGAGCAGCAGAAATCCCAAGACGGACCTGCCCTAAGTTCACGTTCCCAGGCATCTGATAGTGGAAGCAGTACAAGGCACACACCTCCTGTCCCCACTGATGAGGCTGCCCCGGGACCCTCCAGCAAGCCAAACTGGGCCGAGGAGGGGGGAAGCAGCTGGGGTGGTCAGGCAAGCGCTGGACCCTACCAG GAGCGTAGGCCTGGACACGGTGGTCCTCGGGAGCAGCCCTCCCCCCCACCAATTTCACTTCTTGGGCAGGGACCCAACTCCTACTACCGACAG CAGGAACGGGCCTCGAACCAGTCCGTGCCCCAAAAGctgtctaataataataataatcaggtcCAGCAGCCGAAAGGACCTACACCTCCTCCAGCCCTGATTAATCAGACACAgggtgaggatgaagatgaaacaTGGCGCCAGCGGAGAAAGCAGTCATCTTCGGAGATCTCTGCGGCAGTCGAACGTGCTCGGCGTCGCCGCGAGGAAGAGGAGCGTAGGATGGAGGAAGAGCGGCGTGCTGCATGCGCTGAAAAGTTGAAGCGGCTGGatgagaagcagcagcagcagcaacagcagcagcagcagcagcagcagcagcagcaacaacaacagcagcagcagcaacaacaacagcagcagcagcagcaacaacaacagcagcaacagaAGCCCAGTGCTGCCGTGGAGGTTGCTGCGACCAGCCCCACTCCGTCCTTAACCACTTCAGTTTCTTCATCCAGCACCAGTCAGCCCCCATCACCCTGTGTAGACACAGAGGAACCACCTCTCGCATCTGCTCAGTTAGGTGGCGCTACACTGGCGCTGACTGCTAATAACAGACAAAGAGCTGGCAGCAATAGCAGCTATGACTCTAACACTG ATGCACAACAGGTTGTTCCACCTCCTGCCCCCCAGCATCAGCAGCCCCATGATGTTCCAGCACCAGGGGAAGTCAAGGAGGAACCCGTGCCAAGCAGCACTCATGTTCGCAGTAGCAGAAGTGGCGACGAGACGGTGAAGGTCGAGACGATTTCAGGGGGATCCGGAAGGCCAGGGGGTGGGATGCCTGGCCAGGGCTTTTCCAAGTATCAGAAGTCCCTTCCGCCTCGTTTCCAGAGGCAGCAGCAG GAACAGCTCctgaaacagcagcagcagtggcaACAGCAGCACAGCCAAGCTGCCCAAGTTCAGCTCCAGCCACAAGCACCTCAACAGACTCCTGGCGCCACTCCGCAGCCAGGTCCTAAACAGCCTGCTCTATTCCCTGGCTCCATGGGACGGCCGCCACCACTGCCCATTAACTTTGATCCTCGGTGGATGATGATGCCCTACATGGACCCTCGTATAATGCAGGGTCGCCCCCCACCAATGGATTACTATCCGGCCAGCATGCATCCCACCG GGCTGATGAGTCGGGAGCGTTCGGATTCCGGTGGCTCTGGCTCGGAGCAGTTTGATAGGCAGCAGCATGGAGGTCCCCCCCATGCTCATCGTGGTACACCACCAATGGATCCTAAACTGGCTTGGGGACCAGAGGTTTTCCCAGGGAGCGGAGAAGGACGGGCTCTGAGTTCCCCCTTAAGGCAGAAACAAGCTCTGGAAGAGGAGGACATGGGCAAAGGTGCCAG GAGTGACACTCCTCCGGTGCGCAATCAAGACGGAGGTCCAGGTTCCATTCAGCCACCTCTTGTGGGTACAAACTCTCCTTCTGGCTCTACTGATAAATCAATATCCCCTGTGGGGACTCAAGTTGGCCATCACCAACCCTTCTTGGGAGGGCGTGGCAATTACAGCAGCTTCCCAGATCCAGGATCCAGGATGGTTTCTCACCCACAGCAGAGGGTTAATACTGCAGGAGAAGTCCGTGGCTTTGGTCATCATGATGAACCACCACAGAGTGGCCAACAGAATCAAATATGGGGTGCTCCACATCCCCACTTTGACCGTAATGGCCGCGCTGATCTCGCGCCCTTGGACAACACCCATTTGCAGCATCACCATGCCCATCCCTCACATTACACTCTGCATCCACACAAACAGGAGAACGGtagagagaggggaggagagCCCAAGAAGACCGGatcctctcctccacttcccCAGCAATGCCCTTCTTCTTCCTGCTCTTCTACCTCCTCCGCCTCTTCAGCCAGGGAGGATGGTAGCGGGAAGCAGTCACTACGTCACTCCCCACACCAGCATGAGCATGACACTGGACCTCGTGGTGTTGGTGGACGGAAACATGACAAACCAGGCAATACCTACTCTCACTTACAGTCCTCCCAGCATTCGGTGCAGCAGCACCACCCCAAATCTAACTCCCGTAGTCGGGAGCAAAAGACTGAAACTCATTGGGGCCCAAGACCTGGAAGCAGTAGTGCAAGTGGTGGATCTGTGCATAACAGAAAGGGAGGACACACAGGAGGGGAGGATTTGACCCATCAGGTTGATAAGCCCATTGTCCAGTCAGGGGGGGGTAACCCCAACAAGCGAATGGGTCCTATTAAGCGACCTGTgctgaaggaaataaaaagagaacttggtgaaggtgagggaggagagaagaACAGCATTGGCTCTGCAAAAGATAAAGACCAAACTGCCTCTCATGTGTCAGTTAAACAAACGTCAGCCTCCGGTTCTCAAGCCCCATCCGGACCTTCCAGGAAAGATGAAAGCGCTCTGCCGGGAAAGCCGAGAAACGGTGGCAAGGATAGAGGTGCTGGTGGGGCCATGAGTAAATCATCCAAAGAAGGAGAAAACTCTGTCCAAACCACTGGTTCTTTAGCTCCACCTTCCAGGAGGGACAGAGAGCATTCTTATGAGACAAGTAGCAATGCAGGAGGTGGTACATTCCACGCGGGCTCTTCCAGAGGAGGCCGAGCGAGCCGTGGAAGGGGCGAGTTCTATGGTCGGGGCAGAGGATACAGAGGCAGTTATGCAGGAAGTGCACGTGGTAGGGCAGGAGGCCGAAGCAGCCGAGACTACAGAGCCACTGCCAACAGCGGATATCACCACGGTTCCTCTAACCAAGATCACAAGAGGGAAGGGTCATCTGGCAGACACGGCCAGGGAGGCCCCCAGCCAAACCCCGGACGTGCCCGGAACCACAGCGAAACCCGAAGCGAAGGCTCTGAGTATGAAGAAGTGCCGAAAAGAAGGAGGCAAAGAGGTTCCGAGACAGGCAGTGAGAGCGCGGCTAGTGACCTTGCACACTCTGACAGGGAGGATCGTAAAGCACCTACTAAGAAAGGAACAGGGGGAGAGAACCAAGCTTTGGGCAATGCAAcatcttcagcaccaccaagaaATACCCAAACCAGAGTGTTCACGCCGAGAGGAGTGCCTTCGAGACGTGGCAGGGGTGGAGGTGCCGCTGGAGGAGGTGTCTACAGAAATTCAGGTGGTGGAGGAGGCATGTCTGGTGGACACCGTTCTGGGCCTGGTTCTTCTTCTCAAGGTATGTCTGCTAAATCCTCTGCATCAGCTCGAAAGCAACATCCACAGCCCTCCCTAATAAAAGAAGCAAGCCATGGATCTaatggagaaaagaaagaaaaggctaCTGAGCAGGGTCATTCTCAAAACCAGGGTGTAAACTCTTCAAAATCTCTG CCTGCAGTGCCCACAACTGCCCCGATGGGCACTGAAAACGGGGGTGTGGCCCAGAACCTAAGCAACATCAATTCCAATTCCTCTGGACCCAAACCGCTTCCTTTACCTAATGTAGATGGGCGAAATGTCCTGCACAGGGGATTTGAGCGGCCTCCTCGGCGTCGGCGCCACGGTCGCTCCCAACATCAGCAAGACAAGCCGCCCAGATTTCGCCGGCTCAAACAGGAGCGGGAGAATGCTGCCCGTATCAACGGAAGCAGTGGAATAATCGAAGCTGTAGGCGCACAGCCACAGCCGTCTGCTTCGCCATCCCAGAATCCGGTGCAAGACGGAACGTCTAACGTATCCAGTACCGCCGCCGTTGCAAATGCGAATCACAATATCGCCGCAACCAACAATAGCAGCTATCTTGGGGGTGGAAACCTGAATTTGAATagccaccaccatcaccatcatcatttcCATGGCAACTCTGGCCTGCCCCATTCTCAGCACCACCATAACCACAACCAGACGGGTGGCGCCAAATCTCCAGATGTCTCCAACCATAACTCTGATCAGGCCAACGAGGAATGGGAAACTGCCTCTGAAAGCAGTGACTTTGCAGAGTTTCGAGAGAgggaaggtggtggtggtggagttggtggaggaggaggtggaaaATCCTATTCCtcttaccaccaccaccatccttCTGGAAGAGGAAGCGGAGGTGGGGGAGCTGTTGACCGAGAGATCACTAATAAAGATTCGGCTGCCAATAAGAGGAGCTTCTCCAGCCAGCGGCCTGGGATGGAAAGGCAGAATCGACGGGTCAGCACCGGAGGCAGTGGAGGTGGTCGAGGTTCCAGGGGTCCACCTAACAGTGGAGGACCGGGTGGTTTATCGGGTAATGGCGGGCCCAATCGTGGTGAGAGGCGTGGCAACTGGTCATCTCCCAAGAACAGGAAGTGA